A genomic region of Candidatus Cloacimonadota bacterium contains the following coding sequences:
- a CDS encoding FecR domain-containing protein, whose protein sequence is MLSSKGALMIAKRKYFVLFFIFTFVTMTVLQAQEDMAHAEIMNLQGEVILNHDHQLAPATKGDKLFDGDMLLTKDNSFAIVKFSDNGAISKVFSNSTLTINMSQREQSFMKTLTLDVGKIWSEVTTGEGDYYIQTPTSVAAVKGTGFMTDVDAQTGFTTLQVFEGTVDFSNEFGRISIPAGNQGFSNGIDPPSFQMMENVQPPESLMEVTIPEETKPETPKQPDQPQEQPQQKPDIEVQPVEEPKEEAKADQPKAPRKSILPGTLGIGTVTIDGVTYTRIRLMPEIPIWKFKLGLDFDILIDGDGNIRKKDWDNFNAYLNKIMYLEFANRRDPFYFRLGAFPSVKFGHGLIMRDYTNMLDYPATKQLGAEIAVNTKPFGLGVDVFCPNVDEHNIFAARVKLNPFVTTGIPFLNNLEFGFTGVTDLNELGGLKDNDEDGYPNIFDDYPDNPHYWADTDSDGWPDPANIDSVGSVTIDIDADNNNELDVNQVIPGWDNLADYLKSVYKLGKKESVTIIGADYTLPLINSKLFSLYHYSELAHILDYGTGVIFPGFGAKFLIFDATLDYRMFGDDFEPNFFDYLYDNERAMVVGDSVVTKRSTLKGINKSQGWRGQLVSHIFNILDFTVAYEDIHGKDYNMGKSILGEARLKKTFIPGLDYAYARYSQTQVEKFTTWKSPNAVIEAQIGYEVSPVTLLVWDYKVYYIDLNGDGKISGDDETKKTYSFGVQIKI, encoded by the coding sequence ATGCTTTCTTCGAAAGGAGCACTTATGATAGCAAAAAGAAAATATTTTGTACTCTTTTTCATTTTTACTTTTGTAACAATGACTGTTTTACAAGCCCAGGAAGATATGGCGCATGCTGAAATTATGAATCTTCAGGGAGAGGTAATTCTCAATCATGATCACCAGCTTGCTCCTGCAACCAAAGGGGATAAGCTTTTTGACGGAGATATGCTCCTGACTAAGGACAACTCCTTTGCAATTGTAAAATTCTCAGATAATGGAGCTATATCTAAGGTGTTTTCAAATAGCACCCTGACCATAAATATGAGCCAGAGAGAGCAAAGTTTCATGAAAACCCTTACGCTCGATGTTGGAAAGATCTGGTCTGAAGTGACAACCGGGGAAGGGGATTATTATATCCAAACGCCAACGTCAGTAGCAGCCGTTAAAGGAACTGGTTTTATGACCGATGTTGATGCCCAGACAGGATTTACAACGCTACAGGTTTTCGAAGGGACTGTCGATTTTAGTAATGAGTTTGGAAGAATCAGTATTCCAGCTGGGAATCAAGGATTTTCAAACGGCATTGATCCTCCTTCTTTCCAGATGATGGAAAATGTCCAGCCCCCAGAATCTCTTATGGAAGTCACAATTCCTGAAGAGACAAAACCGGAAACACCAAAGCAACCAGATCAACCTCAAGAACAGCCACAACAGAAACCGGATATTGAAGTGCAGCCAGTTGAAGAACCCAAAGAGGAAGCAAAAGCAGACCAGCCTAAAGCACCCAGAAAATCAATACTTCCCGGAACACTGGGGATCGGAACAGTTACCATCGATGGTGTTACCTATACACGCATCCGTCTCATGCCGGAAATTCCAATTTGGAAATTTAAGTTAGGGCTTGATTTTGATATCCTCATTGATGGTGACGGCAACATCAGGAAGAAAGATTGGGATAACTTCAATGCATATTTGAATAAGATCATGTATCTTGAGTTTGCAAACAGACGCGACCCGTTCTATTTCAGGCTCGGTGCATTCCCCAGTGTAAAATTTGGTCACGGTCTCATCATGAGAGACTATACAAACATGCTTGACTATCCTGCAACAAAACAGCTTGGAGCAGAAATTGCTGTTAATACAAAACCATTCGGACTTGGCGTAGATGTATTCTGTCCGAATGTCGATGAGCATAACATATTTGCTGCACGAGTTAAGTTGAATCCTTTTGTTACCACAGGTATTCCTTTCCTCAACAATCTGGAATTTGGATTTACGGGAGTAACAGACCTGAACGAACTCGGCGGCTTAAAGGACAATGATGAAGACGGATATCCAAATATATTCGATGACTATCCCGATAATCCCCATTATTGGGCAGACACCGATAGTGATGGTTGGCCGGATCCTGCTAATATCGATTCTGTGGGAAGTGTTACGATTGATATCGACGCTGATAATAATAATGAACTTGATGTAAATCAGGTTATACCCGGATGGGACAATCTGGCAGATTATCTGAAGAGTGTGTATAAATTAGGAAAGAAGGAAAGCGTTACCATTATTGGCGCTGATTATACATTACCTCTTATCAATTCCAAGCTTTTCAGTTTGTATCATTATTCCGAACTAGCTCATATTCTTGATTATGGAACTGGTGTGATATTCCCTGGCTTTGGTGCAAAATTTCTTATCTTTGACGCAACCCTCGATTACAGAATGTTCGGAGATGATTTTGAACCCAACTTCTTTGATTACCTTTATGATAACGAACGCGCAATGGTCGTTGGAGATTCTGTTGTAACCAAGAGGAGTACGCTGAAGGGAATCAATAAATCTCAGGGATGGCGCGGACAGCTCGTTTCGCACATTTTCAACATTCTCGATTTTACAGTCGCCTATGAAGATATTCATGGTAAAGATTATAACATGGGCAAATCAATCCTCGGAGAAGCGCGTTTGAAGAAAACATTCATCCCCGGTCTTGACTATGCCTATGCGCGATATTCTCAAACACAGGTTGAGAAATTCACCACATGGAAGAGTCCCAATGCAGTGATAGAAGCCCAGATCGGCTACGAAGTATCACCGGTAACGCTTCTCGTTTGGGATTATAAAGTCTACTACATCGACCTCAATGGTGACGGGAAGATATCGGGAGACGATGAGACCAAAAAGACATATAGTTTTGGAGTGCAGATAAAAATATAG
- the purD gene encoding phosphoribosylamine--glycine ligase — protein MKVLIVGSGGREHAIAWKCAQSKKIDSIFVAPGNPGMENVARHIPLHTTEELVHFAKSEAIDLTIIGPEKPLTEGIVDTFVKEGLAVIGPSKKAAELEGSKVFAKTFMKRYHIPTADFEVFDQIVPALNYLLQIPFPVVLKVDGLAAGKGVFICDNYTEAETVLNHIINYKLFGDAGSKVVIEEYLKGEEASLFAFCDGEHFSSTILSQDHKQIWDGDNGPNTGGMGAYAPAIYSKDIKKEINEKIIAPTLKGMKKEGRPFKGILYAGVMLTKDGVKVLEYNCRFGDPETQVILPLLDNDIVDVFEAILKERIDEVELNWKNRSAVNVVIASGGYPGEYKSDFPIKGLDKVSDEVLIFYAGVKKEKEALLSDGGRVLSITAFGDNLRDAQDKVYKEVAKVSFTGSYHRKDIAQKGIRKL, from the coding sequence ATGAAGGTTTTAATTGTTGGAAGCGGTGGTAGAGAGCATGCCATTGCATGGAAGTGTGCGCAAAGTAAGAAGATAGACAGTATTTTTGTTGCTCCAGGGAATCCCGGCATGGAGAACGTTGCACGGCATATACCTTTGCACACGACTGAAGAACTCGTACACTTTGCAAAATCCGAGGCAATAGACCTTACAATTATCGGACCCGAAAAGCCGCTTACCGAAGGAATCGTTGATACTTTCGTGAAAGAGGGACTTGCTGTAATTGGACCATCAAAAAAAGCTGCCGAATTAGAAGGCAGCAAGGTCTTCGCCAAAACTTTCATGAAGAGATATCATATTCCAACTGCAGACTTCGAGGTCTTCGACCAAATTGTGCCTGCATTGAATTATTTGCTTCAGATACCATTCCCCGTTGTTCTAAAAGTCGATGGTCTGGCAGCGGGAAAAGGTGTTTTTATTTGTGATAATTATACTGAAGCTGAAACAGTACTCAATCATATCATAAATTACAAACTTTTCGGTGATGCGGGTTCAAAAGTTGTAATTGAAGAATACCTGAAAGGAGAAGAGGCATCCCTTTTTGCATTTTGTGATGGAGAACATTTTAGTTCGACTATTTTATCTCAGGATCATAAACAGATCTGGGATGGAGATAACGGCCCAAACACCGGAGGAATGGGAGCTTATGCGCCTGCAATATATTCAAAAGATATAAAGAAAGAAATAAACGAAAAAATAATTGCTCCTACTCTTAAAGGAATGAAGAAGGAAGGAAGACCCTTCAAAGGAATTCTCTATGCGGGGGTGATGTTAACAAAAGACGGCGTGAAAGTCCTCGAATATAACTGTCGTTTTGGCGATCCTGAAACGCAAGTAATTCTTCCACTTCTTGACAATGATATTGTTGATGTGTTTGAAGCTATCCTAAAAGAACGCATCGATGAGGTTGAATTGAATTGGAAAAATAGGAGTGCGGTCAATGTGGTGATTGCATCAGGTGGATATCCCGGAGAATACAAAAGTGATTTTCCGATCAAGGGTCTCGATAAGGTTTCAGATGAAGTGCTTATATTCTATGCCGGAGTGAAGAAAGAGAAAGAGGCATTACTTTCAGACGGAGGAAGAGTCCTATCGATTACAGCTTTCGGGGATAACCTTCGCGATGCGCAAGATAAGGTGTATAAGGAAGTTGCCAAAGTGTCCTTTACGGGTAGCTATCATAGAAAGGACATCGCCCAAAAAGGAATTCGTAAATTATGA